From Clostridia bacterium, the proteins below share one genomic window:
- a CDS encoding DUF3866 family protein — translation MLNLAEGTVVKVLEQTEAMTLVLVQLGQEVHHAACYHDFSGKPQQGDLVVLNTTAVDLGLGTGGYHFVVYNKSRPLSGKQKRPGHIMKLRYTPLQFSVLSVEEENSPYRKCLEDSMSLAGMPVVVTLLHSHLAPAALALHWAGQGKLKIVYVMTDGGALPIAFSRLVTALKEKGIIAGTVTAGHAFGGDLEAVNYFSALLAAREVLKADVVIAGMGPGLAGTGTRFGFSGVEQGQIVNAVASLEGKPVVVPRISFADPRARHRGLSHHSQTILKTVVLTRAWVGLPKLPPEQAQFLWQQIKKERLDDKFHFVEKDAVPLKTLFHEFDIQLTTMGRIYDEDPAFFDAAWAAGLVACDLLTPGHWK, via the coding sequence ATGCTGAATCTCGCGGAGGGAACCGTAGTAAAAGTACTGGAGCAGACAGAGGCCATGACCCTGGTGCTGGTGCAGTTGGGTCAGGAAGTACATCATGCTGCCTGTTACCACGATTTTTCCGGTAAGCCGCAGCAGGGAGACCTGGTAGTTCTTAACACCACTGCCGTGGATTTAGGGCTGGGTACGGGAGGCTATCATTTTGTTGTTTATAACAAATCCCGCCCGCTCTCAGGTAAACAAAAGCGGCCGGGACATATCATGAAGCTGCGCTACACACCGCTGCAGTTCAGCGTTTTAAGTGTCGAAGAAGAAAACAGTCCTTACCGTAAATGCCTGGAGGACAGCATGTCCCTGGCCGGCATGCCGGTAGTCGTGACCCTGCTCCATAGTCATCTTGCCCCCGCTGCTCTGGCGCTGCACTGGGCCGGGCAAGGAAAGTTGAAAATAGTCTACGTCATGACGGACGGGGGCGCCTTACCCATTGCTTTCAGCAGGCTCGTAACCGCATTGAAAGAAAAAGGAATCATTGCGGGAACGGTCACGGCCGGACATGCCTTCGGCGGTGATTTGGAAGCCGTTAACTACTTCTCCGCTTTACTGGCTGCCAGGGAAGTACTGAAAGCCGATGTGGTGATTGCCGGCATGGGGCCGGGCCTGGCGGGAACCGGCACTAGATTTGGCTTTTCCGGCGTTGAACAAGGACAAATTGTCAATGCGGTAGCCTCATTGGAGGGTAAGCCGGTCGTGGTGCCCCGGATTAGTTTTGCTGACCCGCGGGCGCGCCACCGGGGTTTAAGCCATCACAGCCAGACCATTCTCAAAACTGTGGTTTTGACTCGCGCCTGGGTAGGACTGCCCAAGCTGCCGCCGGAACAAGCCCAGTTTCTGTGGCAGCAAATCAAAAAAGAAAGGTTAGATGACAAGTTTCATTTTGTCGAAAAGGATGCCGTCCCTTTAAAAACACTTTTTCACGAGTTCGACATTCAACTTACCACCATGGGGCGTATTTATGACGAGGACCCGGCTTTTTTTGATGCTGCCTGGGCTGCGGGCCTGGTTGCCTGTGATTTGTTAACTCCAGGTCACTGGAAATGA
- the spoIVB gene encoding SpoIVB peptidase, translated as MAILVVFISLTPQLRSFYSMPSLLKIGVGEQLGIHLPLPPYLSNQLKVEVSTNPKDLLDLKTGTVSLNSFLQETTGLVATKPGEASIRLKLFGLIPVKNMDVDVVPRIELVPGGHAIGILLKAQGVTVVGFAPVIDENGKEHNPGRDGGLAIGDVIEKVNGIPVSTDEETARLIHLAGKKKKPVSLAIWRDNKQLTMQVNPVMCKDTKRFRIGAYIRDSAAGVGTLTFYDPKTKIYGALGHIIADGEVNRQIAQGEGKIVSASILGINQARRGQPGEKIGTFHQSDKGIIEGDIRKNTNYGIFGFLKTPLENEIYREPLPVAFAHQVKTGPAEVLTVVEGDKIERFSVEIVRINPHQTTNGKNLLINITDPRLLEVTGGIVQGMSGSPIIQDGYLVGAVTHVLVNEPTKGYGILAEWMLTETGILEQAQEAA; from the coding sequence TTGGCAATCTTAGTAGTTTTTATTAGTCTAACACCTCAATTGCGAAGTTTTTATTCTATGCCAAGTTTGCTAAAAATCGGAGTTGGAGAACAATTAGGAATACACCTGCCCCTGCCGCCGTATTTGTCCAACCAATTGAAAGTCGAAGTCAGCACCAATCCCAAGGATCTGCTGGATTTGAAAACCGGAACAGTTTCCCTCAACAGTTTCTTGCAGGAGACAACGGGCCTGGTAGCCACCAAACCGGGTGAAGCCAGCATCAGGCTTAAGCTCTTCGGTCTCATTCCCGTCAAAAACATGGATGTGGACGTGGTACCCCGCATTGAGCTGGTTCCCGGCGGGCATGCCATTGGCATCTTATTAAAGGCACAAGGAGTGACAGTAGTCGGTTTTGCTCCCGTTATCGATGAAAACGGGAAAGAACACAACCCCGGCCGGGACGGCGGCCTCGCCATAGGGGATGTGATCGAAAAGGTGAACGGGATACCGGTGTCTACCGATGAAGAAACGGCCAGATTAATTCACCTGGCCGGTAAGAAGAAAAAACCGGTGAGTTTAGCCATCTGGCGAGACAACAAGCAGTTAACCATGCAGGTAAACCCGGTGATGTGTAAGGACACTAAACGCTTCCGGATTGGGGCGTACATTAGAGACAGTGCCGCCGGGGTAGGTACATTGACTTTTTACGATCCTAAGACTAAAATCTACGGCGCTCTGGGCCACATCATCGCCGATGGGGAAGTAAACCGGCAGATTGCCCAGGGGGAAGGGAAAATCGTCAGCGCCTCCATTCTCGGCATCAATCAAGCCCGTCGTGGTCAACCCGGTGAAAAAATAGGCACTTTTCACCAGTCTGACAAAGGCATCATTGAGGGAGATATCCGGAAGAACACCAATTACGGTATTTTTGGCTTTCTTAAAACACCCCTTGAAAACGAAATCTATCGCGAACCGTTGCCCGTAGCTTTTGCCCACCAGGTGAAAACCGGACCGGCGGAAGTACTGACTGTGGTGGAAGGGGATAAAATAGAGCGTTTTTCCGTGGAGATTGTACGGATTAATCCTCACCAGACCACTAACGGCAAGAATTTATTGATTAACATCACCGACCCCAGGCTTTTGGAAGTTACCGGCGGCATTGTGCAAGGCATGAGCGGGAGCCCCATTATTCAGGACGGCTATCTGGTGGGAGCGGTGACCCATGTGTTGGTAAATGAGCCCACGAAAGGGTACGGTATCCTGGCCGAATGGATGCTGACGGAAACCGGTATATTGGAGCAAGCCCAAGAAGCAGCATAA
- the xerD gene encoding site-specific tyrosine recombinase XerD has protein sequence MISRGEEMLDHYIDGFIKYLAVERGLAENTMDSYYRDLKHWQKFLANHDINRMDEIDEHKILLYLMHLKQEGKAVTTVSRHLASIKTFYKFLLGEKLVSSNPAAKLETPKTGVRLPQVMTEDEVDKLLQQPNLSTPAGIRDKAMLELLYATGLRVSELVSLDIDQVNLDVGLLRCMGKGSKERVVPIGSVAAEYLRLYLQKGRTRLANKHSRNALFLNHLGTRLTRQGFWKILKKYVQDAGIKTNVTPHTLRHSFATHLLEHGADLRAVQEMLGHADISTTQIYTHVTQTRLKQVYNQTHPRA, from the coding sequence ATGATCTCCCGGGGTGAGGAAATGCTGGATCATTACATTGACGGCTTCATCAAGTATCTGGCGGTGGAGAGAGGCTTAGCGGAAAACACCATGGATTCGTATTACCGCGATCTCAAGCATTGGCAAAAATTTTTGGCCAACCATGATATTAACAGGATGGACGAGATTGACGAGCACAAGATTCTCCTCTACCTGATGCATTTGAAACAAGAAGGAAAAGCCGTAACCACCGTATCGAGACACCTTGCCTCCATTAAGACTTTTTATAAATTCTTGTTAGGAGAAAAACTGGTAAGCTCTAACCCGGCAGCCAAACTGGAGACCCCGAAAACGGGAGTAAGGCTGCCGCAGGTGATGACGGAAGATGAAGTGGACAAGCTGCTGCAGCAGCCTAATCTAAGCACGCCGGCAGGCATCCGAGATAAAGCTATGTTGGAGCTGTTGTATGCTACCGGGCTGCGGGTCAGTGAACTGGTTTCCCTTGACATAGATCAGGTAAATTTGGATGTCGGTTTGCTCCGTTGTATGGGAAAGGGATCCAAAGAACGGGTGGTGCCCATCGGTTCCGTTGCCGCCGAATACCTGCGGCTTTATCTTCAAAAGGGCAGGACCCGCCTGGCCAACAAGCATTCTCGCAATGCCCTCTTTCTTAATCATCTGGGCACTCGTTTGACCAGGCAAGGTTTTTGGAAAATTTTAAAAAAATATGTCCAGGATGCAGGCATCAAAACCAATGTTACCCCCCATACCTTGCGGCATTCCTTTGCCACCCATTTACTGGAACATGGAGCGGACTTGAGAGCGGTACAGGAAATGCTGGGTCATGCTGACATTTCTACCACACAAATCTACACCCATGTGACCCAGACCAGGTTAAAACAAGTATACAACCAGACACATCCAAGAGCATAG
- the argR gene encoding arginine repressor — MKAARQRKIIDIINKQVICTQEELVKALEKEGYKVTQATISRDIKELGLVKVPNNENSHLYQYALPAETRTSNPLARLHKVFRDSVVKVDYSENIIVIRTLTGNAHAVAACLDYMEWEEVLGTVAGDDTIIVIVKPKGAVKKVYEMLVNLLE; from the coding sequence TTGAAGGCCGCCAGACAACGGAAAATTATTGACATCATCAATAAACAAGTGATCTGCACCCAGGAAGAACTGGTCAAAGCCCTGGAAAAAGAAGGTTATAAAGTAACCCAGGCAACCATATCACGGGATATTAAAGAATTAGGGCTGGTCAAAGTCCCGAACAACGAAAACAGCCATCTTTACCAGTATGCCCTGCCGGCGGAAACGCGCACCTCTAATCCTTTGGCCAGGTTACATAAAGTCTTCCGGGATTCCGTGGTGAAAGTAGATTACAGCGAGAACATTATCGTCATTCGCACCCTCACAGGGAACGCCCATGCGGTAGCAGCCTGCTTGGATTACATGGAGTGGGAGGAAGTACTCGGCACTGTCGCCGGCGATGATACCATCATCGTCATTGTTAAACCAAAAGGGGCAGTGAAAAAAGTATATGAAATGCTGGTAAATCTACTGGAATAG
- a CDS encoding UDP-N-acetylmuramyl pentapeptide phosphotransferase, whose product MRPLALLLLGYGLTRCCLPWSLKYMLAKGFKATNYLGHTLPAPAGVVPAAVSLTVMAATRPWLRPVEGWSVLLLCLSIAVLGLVDDLKGEGIHKGFRGHFRALRHGHVTTGFIKAAGGLILALTGAWTLGNHELINLVVNTLLIALMTNFLNLMDLRPGRATKSFIAGAAILVLAAPRAEPDWLFIVVGSALAYLPDDLKMKSMLGDTGANFWGFVLGLSAVVSLSITVKAMVLALLLAVHFYAERHSITRLIERTPWLNYLDRLGRPDY is encoded by the coding sequence ATGAGACCGTTAGCCTTGTTATTACTGGGTTATGGATTGACGCGGTGCTGTTTGCCTTGGAGTCTAAAATACATGTTGGCGAAGGGATTTAAAGCGACAAACTACCTGGGGCACACTTTACCGGCACCGGCAGGAGTGGTGCCTGCGGCGGTCTCCCTGACGGTTATGGCAGCAACTAGGCCCTGGCTTCGCCCGGTCGAAGGGTGGTCAGTCCTCCTGTTATGCTTAAGCATAGCCGTGCTGGGTTTGGTGGATGATTTAAAGGGAGAAGGTATTCATAAAGGATTTCGCGGTCATTTCAGGGCATTGCGGCATGGTCATGTTACCACGGGTTTCATCAAAGCCGCCGGCGGTCTGATACTAGCCCTGACCGGTGCGTGGACCTTAGGTAACCATGAATTGATTAACCTGGTGGTCAATACATTGTTAATTGCCTTGATGACCAACTTCCTTAATTTAATGGATTTGCGGCCGGGTAGAGCTACGAAATCGTTTATCGCCGGTGCCGCCATATTAGTTTTGGCGGCGCCGCGGGCCGAACCGGACTGGCTATTCATCGTGGTAGGATCCGCTTTAGCCTACCTACCCGACGATCTTAAGATGAAAAGCATGTTGGGGGATACCGGGGCCAATTTTTGGGGATTTGTGTTAGGGTTGTCGGCGGTAGTCTCCCTAAGCATAACGGTCAAAGCAATGGTACTGGCGCTTCTTTTGGCAGTGCACTTTTATGCGGAAAGGCACTCTATTACCCGGTTAATTGAAAGGACTCCCTGGTTGAATTATCTCGATCGTCTCGGTCGACCTGATTATTAA
- the recN gene encoding DNA repair protein RecN, whose translation MLEQLRVENFVLVEKAFLDFHPGLNILTGETGAGKSLVVDALGLLLGERASTQYIRTGAEKAVVEGYFTSQHREIARVLEEFGLDVSLDEGLLLSREITKSGRNVCRINGRIIPLNMFQAIGSYLVDIHGQNEQVSLLSPERQLAMLDLRGGDELIQVREEVTSLFKQLQAAKRELESLQGSPEEREKLLAYYRFQIEEIERAQLRDGEEEELVQRRQILLNQEKLLTGTAEAYDLVFKGTRMPSAYDQLSQAVAKLETLVPIDPSLNEALVSTRNALYQLDEVARELQDYLSMDDFDPAELETITQRLELIGDLKRKYGGSIQEIVSYKEEAIKKLAILQAQEGKLQQLLAEIKGLENSYYRKAQALSHCRQEAARRLEQEMQEALRQLDMPMVQFKCHFAQKDRPDETGIDAMEFYLSPNLGEPLKPLAKIASGGEMARIMLAFKAILAQVEAVETMIFDEADAGIGGMTALKVGQKLAEIAKSRQVICITHSPQIASYGDVHFRLYKENNSGRTVTKIETLTDTKRVEELARMLGGGPTDMTAIRHAEELIKEASREKQLSDC comes from the coding sequence GTGCTGGAACAGTTGCGGGTGGAAAACTTCGTTCTGGTAGAAAAAGCTTTCCTGGATTTCCATCCCGGTTTAAATATTTTAACCGGGGAAACAGGAGCAGGAAAATCCCTGGTAGTAGATGCTTTAGGACTTCTCCTGGGTGAACGGGCATCTACCCAGTACATCCGTACCGGAGCGGAAAAGGCAGTGGTGGAAGGCTATTTCACTTCCCAGCACCGGGAGATTGCACGGGTCTTAGAGGAGTTCGGCCTCGACGTTTCTCTTGACGAAGGTTTGCTGCTTTCCAGGGAAATAACCAAAAGCGGCAGGAACGTCTGCCGGATTAACGGCAGGATTATCCCCCTGAACATGTTTCAGGCCATCGGCAGCTACTTGGTGGATATTCATGGACAAAATGAGCAAGTGTCTTTGCTGTCACCGGAGAGGCAGCTGGCCATGCTGGACCTCAGAGGCGGGGACGAACTGATTCAGGTCAGAGAAGAGGTTACCTCTTTATTCAAGCAATTGCAAGCAGCTAAACGGGAACTGGAATCCTTGCAGGGCAGCCCGGAGGAGAGAGAAAAGCTGCTGGCCTATTACCGGTTTCAAATAGAAGAAATTGAAAGAGCTCAATTGCGAGACGGGGAAGAAGAAGAACTGGTGCAACGGAGACAAATACTGCTTAACCAGGAGAAGCTCCTGACCGGAACTGCGGAAGCATATGATTTAGTTTTTAAGGGAACCCGCATGCCCTCGGCTTATGACCAGTTAAGTCAAGCCGTTGCGAAGTTAGAAACCCTGGTGCCTATTGATCCAAGTTTGAACGAGGCACTGGTGAGTACCAGGAACGCTTTGTACCAGTTAGATGAGGTTGCCAGGGAGCTGCAGGACTATTTGTCCATGGACGATTTCGATCCGGCTGAGCTGGAAACAATTACGCAACGGCTGGAATTAATCGGTGACCTAAAACGGAAGTACGGCGGCAGTATCCAAGAGATCGTATCCTATAAAGAAGAAGCAATCAAAAAATTAGCAATCTTGCAGGCACAAGAAGGCAAGCTGCAACAATTACTGGCAGAAATCAAGGGGCTCGAAAACAGTTATTACCGGAAGGCGCAAGCATTATCCCACTGCAGGCAGGAAGCGGCCCGCCGGTTGGAACAAGAGATGCAGGAAGCTTTACGGCAATTGGACATGCCCATGGTGCAGTTCAAGTGCCATTTTGCGCAAAAAGACCGTCCTGATGAAACCGGGATTGATGCCATGGAGTTTTATCTCAGTCCCAATTTGGGCGAACCGCTCAAACCCTTGGCCAAAATTGCTTCCGGCGGTGAAATGGCCAGGATTATGCTGGCCTTTAAAGCTATCTTGGCCCAGGTAGAGGCTGTAGAAACCATGATTTTTGACGAAGCCGATGCCGGCATCGGCGGGATGACCGCGCTCAAAGTTGGGCAGAAACTGGCGGAGATCGCCAAATCCCGCCAGGTGATTTGTATTACCCACTCCCCGCAAATTGCCAGCTACGGCGATGTCCATTTTCGTCTTTACAAGGAAAACAATAGCGGCCGCACGGTCACTAAAATCGAGACTTTGACGGATACTAAGAGAGTAGAAGAATTAGCGCGCATGCTGGGAGGCGGGCCCACGGATATGACGGCCATCCGCCATGCAGAAGAACTCATCAAGGAAGCGTCCCGGGAAAAGCAACTTTCAGACTGCTAA
- a CDS encoding methyltransferase domain-containing protein, protein MVVVDATAGNGHDTLFLARKVGPEGKVFAFDIQSAALEATSQLLRQHNVADRVELIAAGHERLRDYVHQSIHAMVFNLGYLPGGDKTIITRPETTLQALKGGMELLVPGGFIVLTVYTGHPGGLEEWESLKEYILRLPRDQWDIVRLTFLNRSPSAPFNIGIQKIGEHAGGDVC, encoded by the coding sequence ATGGTTGTTGTGGATGCTACGGCAGGCAACGGTCATGACACTTTGTTTTTGGCCCGGAAAGTGGGGCCGGAGGGAAAAGTATTTGCCTTTGACATCCAGTCGGCAGCCTTAGAAGCAACCAGTCAACTCCTCCGGCAGCATAACGTCGCTGACAGGGTGGAATTGATCGCGGCGGGGCATGAACGGTTGCGGGATTATGTGCACCAATCCATTCATGCCATGGTTTTTAATCTAGGCTATCTACCGGGAGGGGACAAGACGATTATCACCCGCCCGGAAACCACCCTTCAAGCCCTCAAAGGAGGCATGGAACTGCTGGTGCCGGGGGGCTTCATTGTGCTGACGGTGTATACGGGGCATCCCGGGGGATTGGAGGAATGGGAAAGTCTCAAAGAGTATATCCTCCGGCTGCCGAGGGATCAATGGGACATAGTCCGGCTTACCTTTCTCAATCGCTCCCCGTCGGCCCCTTTTAATATAGGCATCCAAAAGATTGGGGAACATGCAGGTGGTGATGTTTGTTGA
- the spo0A gene encoding sporulation transcription factor Spo0A: MSEKINVLIVDDNREFCEILHNYLTENEEFSVVGVAYNGLDALKLIQEKEPDVIVLDIIMPHLDGIGVLENLETMDLAARPKVIILTTLGQEFMTKRTVELGADYYILKPFDLDVLGVRIKQLAKGSVKMVQNPVKTRHLDVEVTKIIHQMGVPAHIKGYQYLRDAIMFVIDDVSLLGAVTKELYPMIAEKYHTTPSRVERAIRHAIELAWDRGNVEMMNRFFGYTINVERGKPTNSEFIAMIADKLRIQAKIS; this comes from the coding sequence ATGTCAGAAAAAATTAACGTATTGATCGTTGACGACAATCGGGAGTTCTGCGAAATACTACATAATTATTTAACAGAAAATGAGGAATTTTCAGTAGTTGGCGTGGCTTATAACGGCCTGGATGCGCTGAAGCTTATTCAGGAAAAAGAACCTGATGTCATAGTGCTGGATATTATTATGCCTCATCTGGACGGCATCGGGGTGTTGGAAAACTTGGAAACCATGGATTTAGCTGCCCGTCCTAAAGTAATTATTCTAACGACTCTCGGGCAGGAATTCATGACGAAGCGAACCGTTGAATTGGGTGCTGATTATTACATACTTAAACCCTTTGACCTGGATGTATTAGGTGTGCGCATCAAGCAGCTGGCTAAAGGCAGTGTAAAAATGGTTCAGAACCCGGTCAAAACCAGACATTTGGATGTTGAAGTCACCAAAATCATTCATCAAATGGGAGTACCGGCCCACATTAAAGGCTATCAGTACTTACGGGATGCCATCATGTTCGTCATTGACGATGTCAGTTTGCTCGGGGCTGTTACCAAAGAATTGTATCCCATGATTGCCGAAAAATACCATACCACGCCCAGTCGGGTAGAAAGAGCTATTCGCCATGCCATTGAATTGGCCTGGGACCGGGGCAATGTAGAAATGATGAATCGCTTTTTCGGTTATACCATCAATGTAGAACGAGGCAAACCTACTAATTCAGAGTTTATCGCTATGATTGCCGACAAACTGCGTATCCAAGCGAAGATCAGCTGA
- a CDS encoding glycosyltransferase family 2 protein, translated as MQGNISIVIPAYNEAGSIRETIQALREFPEIKEIIVVDDGSRDHTAQYARQEGATVWQHSRNLGKGAALNTGSALSTGDVIVFLDGDLGSSAREACKLWQPVLAGEADCVIARFPKAKRKGGFGLVKRLAQWGVTRIGGTPVQAVLSGQRAMTRKALEAIFPWPDGFGAEMGATIRLLKQGYRLKEVEVAMEHRETGRDWAGFCHRGRQFGHIMKTLAKEALR; from the coding sequence ATGCAGGGAAATATTTCTATTGTCATCCCGGCTTATAATGAAGCGGGTTCCATTAGGGAAACCATCCAGGCCTTGCGCGAGTTTCCTGAAATCAAAGAAATCATCGTTGTCGATGATGGTTCTCGGGACCATACCGCTCAGTATGCTAGACAGGAGGGAGCTACGGTCTGGCAACACAGCCGGAATCTCGGTAAAGGCGCCGCCCTCAACACCGGTTCCGCTTTGAGCACAGGTGATGTGATTGTATTTTTAGACGGGGATCTAGGCTCCTCTGCCAGGGAAGCATGTAAGCTATGGCAGCCGGTGCTGGCCGGCGAAGCTGATTGTGTTATTGCCCGTTTCCCTAAAGCGAAGCGTAAGGGCGGTTTCGGTTTAGTAAAAAGACTCGCCCAATGGGGGGTAACACGTATCGGCGGGACACCGGTACAGGCTGTTCTTTCCGGGCAGCGGGCCATGACCAGAAAAGCTTTGGAAGCTATCTTTCCCTGGCCCGATGGGTTCGGGGCGGAGATGGGTGCCACCATCCGGCTTCTAAAACAAGGCTACCGCCTCAAAGAGGTGGAGGTAGCCATGGAACACCGGGAAACGGGGAGAGACTGGGCAGGCTTTTGTCACCGCGGCAGGCAATTCGGTCATATCATGAAGACACTGGCGAAAGAGGCGTTGAGATGA
- the spoIIM gene encoding stage II sporulation protein M — MLKVFRTLWLNHARDNLWFYLLTVFCLVAGIITGTVSVKLLTAEEALELGDYLSSFFMELEGLGWDQLVVIKQSLYNNLKTMGLIWFLGLTVVGTPMILLLLYFEGFTLGFTAGFLVQSKGLEGILLALTALTPPNIFFLPGLITAGVIGITFSVWLVKGRHEYRRDGILQQFFAYSISIGILCILVVAAAFLEAYCSPLLMKLVIS, encoded by the coding sequence GTGCTGAAGGTGTTTAGAACGTTGTGGCTCAATCATGCCCGGGACAACCTGTGGTTTTATCTCTTGACTGTCTTTTGCTTAGTAGCCGGCATTATTACCGGGACTGTTTCCGTAAAACTGCTTACGGCGGAAGAAGCCCTGGAGTTGGGGGACTACTTGTCATCCTTTTTCATGGAGTTGGAAGGGCTGGGTTGGGATCAATTGGTGGTCATCAAACAATCTTTATATAATAACCTTAAAACCATGGGGCTAATCTGGTTTCTGGGACTGACGGTGGTCGGCACTCCCATGATCCTGCTGTTACTCTACTTTGAAGGTTTTACCCTTGGTTTTACAGCCGGTTTCTTGGTACAGAGTAAAGGACTGGAGGGTATTTTACTGGCCCTCACGGCGCTAACCCCTCCAAATATCTTTTTTTTGCCCGGATTAATTACGGCCGGAGTCATTGGTATCACCTTTTCCGTGTGGTTGGTCAAAGGACGGCATGAATACAGGCGGGACGGTATCTTGCAGCAGTTTTTTGCCTACAGCATCAGTATCGGGATTCTCTGTATCCTGGTGGTAGCTGCGGCTTTCTTGGAAGCATACTGTTCGCCGCTCCTCATGAAACTGGTGATTTCTTAA
- a CDS encoding NAD(+)/NADH kinase, whose protein sequence is MKPIIRCSKLQQEKAVNNDQKRGKTVPMKISIIANPEKAEAADVTKYIEQWARENNIQLVPSPQLETLLNRAWAGDSRAEPGVDCIFVLGGDGTLLSVARRVAPVGIPILGINLGNLGFLTSIELSGLKDGLDSLIRQGIHVEERMMLEAEVVRADAPPELFYALNDMVITKGAFARMIRLTVSFSGQYVDTFPADGVIVSSPTGSTAYCLSAGGPIVSPDLEAMIVIPICPHNLYSRPMVISPTEEVSISIVTQGVEAMLTVDGQYGVHLKSRDKVTVRKAPFYTRLVRTKDRTFFSVLREKLQEGTSSD, encoded by the coding sequence ACCAGAAAAGAGGTAAGACCGTACCCATGAAGATTAGCATCATCGCCAATCCCGAAAAGGCTGAAGCCGCCGATGTCACTAAATACATAGAGCAATGGGCCAGGGAGAATAACATACAATTGGTGCCGTCGCCGCAATTGGAAACGCTGTTAAACAGAGCTTGGGCCGGAGACAGCAGGGCGGAACCTGGTGTCGACTGCATTTTTGTGTTGGGCGGTGACGGAACCCTTCTGAGCGTAGCGCGGAGAGTTGCTCCCGTGGGTATCCCTATCTTAGGCATAAATCTAGGCAATCTGGGTTTTCTTACCAGTATTGAATTGTCCGGACTGAAAGACGGCCTGGACAGCCTCATCCGGCAAGGCATTCACGTAGAAGAAAGGATGATGCTGGAAGCCGAGGTCGTGCGGGCAGATGCACCGCCGGAACTGTTTTATGCTCTCAATGATATGGTCATCACCAAGGGTGCCTTTGCCCGTATGATCAGGCTTACCGTCTCCTTTTCCGGCCAATACGTCGATACCTTTCCCGCCGACGGGGTCATCGTCTCTTCTCCCACGGGTTCAACGGCTTATTGCTTGTCGGCAGGAGGACCTATCGTCAGTCCTGATCTTGAAGCCATGATTGTGATCCCCATCTGTCCTCATAATCTATATTCCCGGCCCATGGTGATCTCGCCTACGGAAGAAGTCAGTATTTCCATAGTCACCCAGGGGGTGGAAGCCATGCTGACGGTAGACGGGCAGTACGGGGTACATTTAAAAAGCCGGGATAAGGTAACTGTCCGCAAAGCTCCTTTTTATACTCGCCTGGTGCGGACCAAAGACAGAACCTTTTTTTCCGTTTTAAGAGAAAAATTGCAAGAGGGGACTTCCAGTGACTAG
- a CDS encoding purine-nucleoside phosphorylase has translation MGGSTLTQLLRKITEAAAFVAQEITKAEIGIILGSGLGGLVEQVQDAKVIPYDEIPHFPIATVAGHAGRLVGGTIGGRHVVAMQGRFHYYEGYNLEEVTFPVRVMNRLGVNTLIITNAAGGLNPLFRPGDLMLISDHINFLGLNPLRGENMPELGPRFPDMTRAYDASLRQLAREKARSLAITLHEGVYVWVGGPSYETPAEVRMLQALGGDAVGMSTVPEVIVANHSGMRVLGFSCITNAAAGLGHAQLDHVEVVETAQEGGRKLQELVCEIISSL, from the coding sequence ATGGGAGGTTCTACGTTGACTCAACTGTTAAGGAAAATTACAGAAGCAGCGGCATTTGTTGCGCAAGAAATTACCAAAGCGGAAATTGGCATCATCCTCGGTTCAGGTTTGGGCGGCCTGGTGGAGCAAGTACAGGATGCCAAGGTTATCCCTTATGATGAGATACCCCATTTTCCCATAGCGACGGTGGCCGGCCATGCCGGTCGATTAGTGGGAGGTACCATCGGCGGGAGGCATGTGGTGGCCATGCAGGGTCGCTTTCATTACTATGAAGGATACAACCTGGAAGAGGTTACCTTCCCGGTACGGGTCATGAACAGGCTCGGGGTTAACACCCTCATCATTACCAATGCTGCCGGGGGATTAAACCCTCTTTTCCGGCCCGGTGATCTCATGCTGATTAGCGATCACATTAACTTCCTTGGACTTAATCCTTTGAGAGGGGAGAATATGCCTGAGCTGGGCCCCCGTTTTCCCGATATGACGAGAGCCTATGATGCCTCCTTGCGGCAGTTGGCCAGGGAAAAAGCTAGATCCCTAGCCATTACTTTGCACGAAGGTGTCTACGTTTGGGTTGGGGGACCAAGCTATGAAACGCCTGCAGAAGTCAGAATGCTGCAGGCTTTGGGAGGGGACGCAGTGGGGATGTCCACTGTACCCGAAGTCATTGTCGCTAATCATAGCGGTATGAGGGTACTGGGGTTTTCCTGCATCACCAATGCGGCCGCCGGCCTTGGACATGCTCAACTGGATCACGTGGAAGTAGTGGAAACAGCCCAAGAGGGTGGCAGAAAGTTGCAAGAGCTTGTATGTGAGATTATCAGCAGCTTGTAA